The sequence TGAGGTCATGAGCAACCCCTCCGCGCCGATGGCCCCGCCCCGGCTGACCCGCTGGGAGCAGCGGACGGAAGTGCCGCTGTTCGTCGCCTCGCTGGTCTTCCTGCTCGGCTACGCGGTCCGCGTCCTCGCACCCCACGACGCCGAGCCCTGGCGGGACATCGCCCTCGCCCTGGTCTGCTCGACCTGGCTGCTGTTCGCCGTGGACTACGTCGTACGGCTCCGGCAGAGCGGCCTCGGCGCGCGCTTCGTCCGCGTCCACTGGCTCGACACCGTGGTGCTGGTGCTGCCGCTGTTGCGTCCGCTGCGGGTGATCCGGGTCTACACGGCGGTGCAGAATCGCCGGGACCGGCCGCGGCTGAGCCTGTACGCCCGGGTGATGGCCTACGCCGGTCTGAGTGCCGTGCTCCTCGGCTTCAGCGCCGCCCTGGCCGTGTACCACCAGGAGCACGCCGCCGCCGGTGCCTCGATCCGCACCTTCGGGGACGCGGTGTGGTGGGCGTGCGCGACGCTGACCACGGTCGGGTACGGGGATGCCGTGCCGGTCACCCCGGGCGGGCGGGCCGTCGCCGCCCTGCTGATGGCATGCGGCCTGGGGCTGCTGGGGGCCGTGACGGGTTCGTTCTCGTCGTGGCTGCTGCGGGTGTTCACCCGCGAGGACGAGAAGGAGCCCCCGGGGAGTGGGTGACTCCCCGGGGGCTCCTCGTACGCGCTCGTACCGGTGCGGCCGCGGCGGGTATCAGACCTGGACGCGGTCCTCGACGGCCTTCGCGATCTTCGCCAGGGCCTCGTCGAGCGGGATGCCGTTCTCCTGCGAACCGTCGCGGTAGCGGAAGGAGACGGCACCGTTGGCCATGTCCTCGTCACCGGCGATGAGCATGAACGGAACCTTGGCCTTCTGCTGGTTCCTGATCTTCTTCTGCATCCGGTCGGACGAGGCGTCCACCTCGACCCGCAGCCCCTGCTTCCGCGCCTTGGCCGCGAACTCCTGGAGGTAGGGGATGTGGGCGTCGCCGATCGGGATGCCGACCGCCTGGACCGGGGCCAGCCAGACCGGGAACGCACCCGCGTAGTGCTCCAGGAGCACCGCGAAGAAGCGCTCGATGGAACCGAACAGGGCACGGTGGATCATGACCGGGCGCTGCTTGGTGCCGTCCGGGCCGGTGTACTCCAGGTCGAAGCGCTCCGGGAGGTTGAAGTCGAGCTGCACGGTCGACATCTGCCAGGTGCGGCCGATGGCGTCCTTGCACTGCACCGAGATCTTCGGGCCGTAGAACGCGGCGCCGCCCGGGTCCGGGACCAGCGGGAGGCCCTGCTTCTCGGCGACCCGGCGCAGCGTCTCGGTGGCCTCGTCCCAGGCCTCGTCCGAGCCGACGAACTTCTCCGGGTCCTTGGTGGAGAGCTCCAGGTAGAAGTCGGTGAGCCCGTAGTCGCGGAGCAGGTTCAGGACGAAGGTGAGCGTCCGGTCCAGCTCTTCGGCCATCTGCTCCTTGGTGCAGTAGATGTGCGCGTCGTCCTGGGTGAAGCCGCGCGAGCGGGTCAGGCCGTGGACGACGCCCGACTTCTCGTACCGGTACACCGTGCCGAACTCGAAGAGGCGCAGGGGCAGTTCACGGTAGGAACGGCCGCGCGCGTCGAAGATCAGGTTGTGCATCGGGCAGTTCATCGGCTTGAGGTAGTAGTCCACCCCGTCGTCGAGCTGCATGGGCGGGTACATGCCGTCGGCGTACCAGTCCAGGTGGCCGGACTTCTCGAAGAGCTTGCCCTTGGTGGCGTGGGGGCTGTAGACGAACTCGTAGCCCTCCTCCTCGTGGCGGCGCCGCGAGTAGTCCTCCATGGCCCGGCGGATGACGCCGCCCTTGGGGTGGAAGACGGCGAGACCGGGGCCGATCTCGTCGGGGAAGGAGAAGAGGTCCAGCTCACTGCCGAGCTTGCGGTGGTCGCGCTTGGCGGCCTCCTCCAGGAACTCCAGGTGCGCCTTCAGCTCGTCCTTGGTGGGCCAGGCGGTGCCGTAGATGCGCTGGAGCATCGGGTTCTTCTCGCTGCCCCGCCAGTACGCGGCGGCGTTCCGCATCAGCTTGAACGCGGGGATGAACCGGGTGGTGGGCAGGTGCGGGCCCCGGCAGAGGTCCTTCCAGCACAGGTCACCGGACTTGGGGTCCAGGTTGTCGTAGATGGTCAGCTCGCCGCCGCCCACCTCGACGTCCGCACCGTCGTCCGAGGACGCGGAGCCCTTGATGCCGATGAGTTCCAGCTTGTACGGCTCGTCGGCCAGCTCCTCGCGGGCGGCCTCGTCGGTGACGACCCGGCGGGAGAACCTCTGTCCCCGCTTCTGGATCTCCTGCATCTTCTTCTCGATGGCCTTGAGGTCCTCGGGAGTGAACGGCTTCTCGACGTCGAAGTCGTAGTAGAAGCCGTCCTTGACCGGCGGACCGATGCCCAGCTTGGCGTCCGGGAAGAGCTCCTGCACGGCCTGCGCCATCACATGCGCGGTGGAGTGCCGCAGGATGTCGAGGCCGTCCTCGGAGGAGATCTCGACGGGCTCGACCGTCTCGCCGTCCTTGAGCTCGTACGCGAGGTCCTTCAGCTCCCCCTCGACGCGGGCGGCCACGACGGTGCGCTGACCGGGGAAGAGCTCGGCGGCCGTCGTGCCCGTCGTCACCACATGCTCTTCCCGCTCGGAATCGCGTTGGATGATCACACGGACGTCTGACACCGGTCTCTCCTGACTCAGGGGGTGCGGCGCATTCCTCTTGCGCACGCAAGGGGAATCGTACCGAGCCGGAGGCCTCCGACGCGAAAGGGTTGCGCCGGGGCCCCGCCCCCCTGCGGGGAGAACACTCCCCGGCTACTCCTCCTCGCCCGTGCACGCCTCCTCGAAGAAGTCCACGTTCTCCTGGAGCGACTTCATCAGCCGGTCCCGTTCGGCCTCGTCGACCT is a genomic window of Streptomyces sp. NBC_01237 containing:
- a CDS encoding potassium channel family protein, whose amino-acid sequence is MSNPSAPMAPPRLTRWEQRTEVPLFVASLVFLLGYAVRVLAPHDAEPWRDIALALVCSTWLLFAVDYVVRLRQSGLGARFVRVHWLDTVVLVLPLLRPLRVIRVYTAVQNRRDRPRLSLYARVMAYAGLSAVLLGFSAALAVYHQEHAAAGASIRTFGDAVWWACATLTTVGYGDAVPVTPGGRAVAALLMACGLGLLGAVTGSFSSWLLRVFTREDEKEPPGSG
- the thrS gene encoding threonine--tRNA ligase; translated protein: MSDVRVIIQRDSEREEHVVTTGTTAAELFPGQRTVVAARVEGELKDLAYELKDGETVEPVEISSEDGLDILRHSTAHVMAQAVQELFPDAKLGIGPPVKDGFYYDFDVEKPFTPEDLKAIEKKMQEIQKRGQRFSRRVVTDEAAREELADEPYKLELIGIKGSASSDDGADVEVGGGELTIYDNLDPKSGDLCWKDLCRGPHLPTTRFIPAFKLMRNAAAYWRGSEKNPMLQRIYGTAWPTKDELKAHLEFLEEAAKRDHRKLGSELDLFSFPDEIGPGLAVFHPKGGVIRRAMEDYSRRRHEEEGYEFVYSPHATKGKLFEKSGHLDWYADGMYPPMQLDDGVDYYLKPMNCPMHNLIFDARGRSYRELPLRLFEFGTVYRYEKSGVVHGLTRSRGFTQDDAHIYCTKEQMAEELDRTLTFVLNLLRDYGLTDFYLELSTKDPEKFVGSDEAWDEATETLRRVAEKQGLPLVPDPGGAAFYGPKISVQCKDAIGRTWQMSTVQLDFNLPERFDLEYTGPDGTKQRPVMIHRALFGSIERFFAVLLEHYAGAFPVWLAPVQAVGIPIGDAHIPYLQEFAAKARKQGLRVEVDASSDRMQKKIRNQQKAKVPFMLIAGDEDMANGAVSFRYRDGSQENGIPLDEALAKIAKAVEDRVQV